In Paracoccus aminophilus JCM 7686, a single window of DNA contains:
- a CDS encoding AtpZ/AtpI family protein, which produces MADPERSEAEKARDAERLQELEARLRDKGVGAAPSRAEDHFSQANMAWRMVTELVAGLVLGFGIGYGLDKLLGTMPIMLVIFVLVGLVAGVKTMMRTAAEIGKKPGQSGDHEGE; this is translated from the coding sequence TTGGCGGACCCCGAAAGAAGCGAGGCCGAGAAGGCCCGTGATGCGGAGCGGCTGCAAGAGCTTGAGGCCCGGCTGCGGGACAAGGGTGTCGGTGCGGCGCCCTCGCGCGCGGAAGACCATTTTAGTCAGGCGAATATGGCCTGGCGGATGGTGACGGAGCTGGTGGCCGGTTTGGTCCTTGGTTTCGGAATAGGATACGGGCTCGACAAGCTGCTTGGCACCATGCCGATCATGCTGGTCATCTTCGTTCTGGTCGGTCTGGTGGCTGGCGTGAAGACGATGATGCGGACGGCCGCAGAAATTGGAAAGAAGCCGGGGCAGTCCGGCGACCACGAGGGTGAA